In Hippoglossus hippoglossus isolate fHipHip1 chromosome 19, fHipHip1.pri, whole genome shotgun sequence, the DNA window GATCAGCACCAGGTAACTCTCTGTATTTTACAGTATAGCACAGTTGTGGATGTGGTGTTGACATTCCTGCTCTAGCACACTGAGATTCTCATTCCCAACTCGttgacctgcgctcactttacactttaacaataaacaccaacactggTAACaaggacctgaacagtactgatgtttactttgtatttgtttgattcAGTCACGAGAGTCAATGGGACACGTATTTACACACATTGAAATTGTATTGTGAAGGGCCTTCCTTAATATTCTTCAAAATGGAGGTTTCCTTGCAGTTTACAACTCTCATTCTCTGAGAATTCCTTTCATATTCAGGCTAAATTGGTATTGTACACTGAAATATCCTGAACTGAATCGATCTTAAAAAGATCATATGGTATCAAACCCGCGCTAGTTAATAAATTACTAATGCAAATGGAAACTGTCAAGACAAGGTATAATAGGTGTAGTGTGAAGTTGTTTCTTACAAGGTTAACCCTTTATGTTGTGTCGGTTTCTCTAGTAGTTGTTGCTCACCTTaaatatgatgatgatttatTAACACTTGGATGAGACAGACTGGAACATGATATAATCTGGTTAACACCCAGTGTGCTCAGTTACACAGTTAGTCTGTTGACCACATACCCTTTGTCCATAGTGCCTTTGTATCAAAGGATGTTTTTTGGGCTGCCATCTTATTTAAGTTGTCATGGGAGCTCATTGTCCACACAGATTTagtcatgtctgtctgtggtaCAATTCAATGACAAAACACCAATCAAACTGATTTTActctttttattaaattagagaaagttgAATCATTTATAAGACAGGGAAAAGATTGGAGTCTCAATCATCACATATTACAGTTACATTGGAAACCATGCATGTTTTAAGTCTTGCTATTGCACTAAGATATATTTATCATTGCTGAAAGGCTCTCTGATTGCTGCGAGTTGACATCAGGTTGATTAATTAGCCCGGGCCAGACCCACCATGTTCTTGGCTCTGTTGAAGATGGAAAAGTACTGTCTGATGAAGACATCGCCCAGGATCCACAGGTTGTCACCTCCATTGCCGAGGCCGGTACGGCAGCCGTTGTATTGAGACTGTGGGGGGGGATTCAGGAGAAGAGTTTCAGATGGAGGGGGAAACAGTGAGGGGAGAAAATGCTGAAGGCGCCAGAGAAATAAACACTTACCTGACGGACGTAGGCCGAGGCTGGGAGGGTGAATTGCTGTCCGTGGATGTGGAAGGTCACATCAGGCATTTGGCTGATGGAGTTACAGTTGACAACATACTGattgcagagggagagagaaaagaaagtgaacGAAATGAGAGAGCATTGGAATTTATTTCTACTCACCTGTTAACACAGGAGAATTcgattttttaataaaaatttgACTTACGTCTCCGTTCTGGCTGGTAGCTCCCACATATCTGTTGATGTTGCTGATGCTGCTCTGAGGTCCAACGATCAGGGAAGTGCCGGTGTCCACGATGGCCTGGCAACCGCCATTGCAAGCCACAACCTGCCCGTTGACAGTAACACTGAAGTGGAGAAAGTTAAGACACGTGTCAAACACCTTTGATACCGTTTTATCACTTAGCCAACCTCTGCTTGGATTTGGCTTTACCTGTCGACGGTGATCTGCCAGTACAGCTCATTGGAGAGGGGAATCCAGGTGATGGCGCCATAGTAGTGGTTGTGGTCAATACCACCGAAGGTCACCACACTACCTTGCTGAGAGTTACTATAGTGGAAAGCAAGAATGTGCTGATAAACAAGCTAACAATCTCAGTTGTAAAAGTTTCTGAAGAAAATGATACAATGCTGTTTGCTTCTTTGACATCCAGAAATATGTCCTATTTCCCTACATACAGAACTATGGCGTCCTTACGAGCTCAGGTACACGGAGAAGAGGTCCTGGTTGACGAGACCTTCGTTCATCATGTTGTCGAAGACAGGGGTAGCGCCGGAGGCAGACAGGCGTGGGTAGGCCAGGCCCAGGATACCGTCAGCTTTCATGTACTGCATGAAGGGAGCTTCGGACTGACTCAAACCGAAGATCTGGTTCTTCACAGCGAGGCCGCCCACCTGAAAACCACACATCAAATCATCTCAAACTGAAGCAGAATCTTAAAGCTGGTAATATACATATTCAAAGACTAGAAACTATGAAATATGAGATTCTGCTGTGGCAATTTCAAATCGTCAGAGTAGCTTTTTGAACATGGTGGGACAAAGGAATAATCCATGTTTAAGTCCAGTAGTTCAAAATTCTCACCGTCACAGTGTCGTATCCAAGGATGCCGGTCATGCTGCCAGTGCCATAGTGGATATCGAGAGAACCGCCGTTGTTTCTGTAGGTGCTGCTCTGGCCAGGGTTGAACTTGTCATGGTTGTCTAGGCAGTTACAGATGtgcaaaaaatacatattaGCATAACCACAACTCTGCTCATTCTTAGACACATCAGATCCCTTCTCTCTTCCCTGTGTGATCTGCCTTCCTGTATTCTTGTTATTCAGCCTAAATTAGCAGCCAGTTACTTTCAGACCCTTGGTGATAATCCAAAAACCTAAACCAAAACCCAAGTTTTGAAATCTTATGACCATTTCTGGTGCTCACAGGCAACCATGTGTAATCTGTCAATGCTGGAAACACCTTCAAATTAGAGAGATAAGAAGACATAACCTTCTTAAAATGTTCTCACTGAACCTCCCACCAGTCATCTAACGTCTGTCTGTTTAAAAGTTGTCAAGGTGTATATGCATGTACAGTTTCACTTACTGCAGGCTGTACTGCTGCAGTAGATGGAGGGCACCCACAGGTTAGAGGAGCCGGTGTCAAAGATGACCTTGAAGGACTGAGGAGGAGTTCCAATGGAGATGATTCCATAGTAAGCCAGCTGGAGACGAAGAGGAGTTACAAAGATTACTCAGGACCAAAATCACACATTTGTAAAAGTTGGTCTGTTTAGGCTTGAGCCTCTGTTACTTACGTCAGCGTCATTGGTCATGGACTCGCCGCCCACTGCAAAGCTCTGGTCAAACTTGGCCATGGGGTTGTATGGGTACTTGAGCCTGTACTCCTCCCACAGACCCTGCTCCTCCAGGACCTCCCTGGCAGTCTGACCTTTCTCCAGAGCGAGCCTACGATTCACACAAGACAGCAATTTCAATTCTGCACTTGCGGCTATAtttataaacttttatttattaaaaacatatctAAATTAATTCTAATGATGGATCATAACGCCACCAAGTGTTTTCAATCAGTCTTGGAGATTGCAGGGCCAGTGCTCACATAGAGTAAACCGTTTGAGACATCTCTGCATCATGacatttacatgaaaaaaaGAGCAACATCTAACCAAAGGTGGGCAGCCCCCTAATACCAGTGACCGCTCATGAGTAGGAATCTAGAATGCCGTGCTCATTTTTAAATCTACGCTTTAACTAAACTCCTTCTGACAAATTCCAATATCCTCTCCTGACCCTTGGTTGAAAATTTGAACCGCTGGCTCAGACAGTCACCTGGGATTCGATCGGCTTGGGTTACATGGTCTTGGCCATCAGAAAACTCTAGAGGCGAGAATTTTCTACTTCATACAACATGTGCTGCTACTGGAGTCATCACTCATAGCGAGACAACCTAGATAACTAACAGATATGTTACGTGTGTGTGGGTACGAcatctcagtgtgtttgtgatgtcTCTGTGTGCCTCCCTACAGAGCGCCCTAAAGGCTTCTTCTGAATTTCCAGTGAGAGGCACCTCAGCCTAACTTAGAGATGAAGTGTCACTAAAGTTCAGACCTTTTCTACATGAGTACATGAGAAGAGGCCTGACACTTGCTAATTTAAGTGTCATGCGTGTCATTTCAGAGCAGCTAATGAAGGTTTAAGATGTCGGGAAAATCAAAAATAGAGCGGTGTAGTCTACTTACTGGATAAAGCACTCGGACAGTGCCACCATGGCACACAGAACAAAGGCCCACTTCATTGTCATGGCGCTGCTGTCAACTGTGGAAGATAAAGTATCTCAGTGGTGCAGAAAAAGCCAATTTGACTCCTGTCACTCTGAGGTTGAAGATATTACAGTGAAATGCTGCAATAGAAATGATAGCATGTCTTTGATCATGTTACTCACCTGGAGACTGAAGACTGGAGACTAGAGACTGAAGACTGGAGACGGACAAGCCTCCTTTTATACAGGTGGACTGACATTTTACCATTGCACAATGATAAGGcaaggcacacacacaacatacccCAACAAATGGTAAGTAAAGATAAGgcatggaaaaataaaatccctgaCCTCACAACAATCAGTTGTGTGATTAAAACAAGGAAAGCAAACTTGAGAAAACTTGAACGTGTGTACAGCACAGTGTGATATTTGTGTCCATGCTGAAGGTGCTGACAGGTGAAAGCCAAAGGTCTCTGTGCAAGGTCACAGgtaaatgtgaaataatggTACGGATAAAGTGTAGTACATGTGAATCTGTTCACTTTTTGAGTGTTAGCTTGGGCAATGCTTCAAGTTTACACACTTTTACCCAAAGACTAGATGTTTTTATACCTTAAAGTAGCAGCTTAAAAATAATTTCCGATGGTACACCAACTTAATAATAGGGAGAATGACATGTCTGGAACTGCACGATTTAACTCTGGTGTACTGTGCTGGAACATTAAGACCAGCGTCACACACGCCAACAACCACAGCCGGAGAGAGTTGGCATTGTTGATGTTATTGGACAAATGACTCATAACTTTTGCTGGTTTTTACGTCTTGTTCTGTTCTGCGTAACGTACGTTGGGCTGCGTACATGAAGCTGTGGACTCGCTAGTTTTTCATCAGTAGCAGGTTATGTGATTTGATACATTGATGACTGCATTGGCTACTTGCTGCTCTTTTAGTTTGTtagcttgtaaaaaaaaaaactgtcgaCTTGGTTCTTTGGCTTCTTACTGCAACTCGTATTTACGAAAATGGGAGGAAATGGGAGCCAGAGTATTACTGAGAGCACTTTCTGCATTATGTCgcttaaatatattttgataattCTCCATCAATCTTTTATTGAACATTAAATCTGTTTTGAATATCTGCGTTTGATTTTctattggcttcacttttgcttGTATGTTATTTAGATATTGTGTCATGacgtaaaaacacaaacaaactgcatATCATACAATTCTAGATGTATTTCTCATGATACTGACAAACACCACAGTCACATGGTCTCAGTAATGACAGTGTTTGTGCTCGTGTGTTTACTCTCCGGTCAAGGTCTTTCCTTTTGATAAGCAATAATATGAATTCAAACTGATAAAACACTCAGAGAACTGTGTTATCACTTAAATCTGGAGAGTTTGACTTTACATAATAAACATCTGTTCCATTCAAGCTAACATAATACTGATTAAGCCGATCAGCACCAGGTAACTCTCTGTATTTTACAGTATAGCACAGTTGTGGATGTGGTGTTGACATTCCTGCTCTAGCACACTGAGATTCTCATTCCCAACTCTTTATATCCAGATGCTCTGGTTAAATCTGAAAACGACTATAGTAATATAGCTCCAacttaaaatgctgtttttctgttatttgtaaaacagatgaaagaaatgaaacatgaaCCCACTTTCGGACCATATGGTCACTCGTCTTTATTTGTCTGTCGAGTTAAGTATCCACAGTGTCTctttaaagtataaataaatatgcaataTTTTTGGTACAGTGATTTAATGCTGCATCTCTTAAAGTTGTGAGACCTCCCAGAAGACTCCGCATTCCTCCTCCAAGGCTAaaaccatgttaaagaaaggaaacatATCTCTGGATCTGCCTGTTAATCAGgattaatgggttcttcttttgGTTCTTCTAACAAACAGAAGATGAAAACACTAGATTGAAACTCAGAACacagaacctccttggtgaaggtaataaaCTGATGAGTAAGTGAGtaaactaaatacattttctgagtAAACTCAGAGTCAGTCTTGTTCAGTCTCTGGTCCTTCAGAGATCCAAGCCTTCCTTTTCACAGGGACTCCATCACTGATCCGCCTTTTTACCCCCTCTTCGCTCCTGGGTCTATCGTTCATGTACGTTAAATGTTCTCCTCCATTTCCACATAGAGGAGCTCCTCCTGAGAGCTGGAACGCCCTCTGAGCTGCATCGGCTGAATGAGAACTCCCAGAATGCCAAGCTCTTCTCCTGGGGAACTCCCCAAAACTAGGAGAACCTGCAGGATACAAGCCACAGATTCCAGATGCAGATTTGGCTGTGTCAGAAGAATGGTTATCGCTAGACGCCTGAGGCAAGACTGAATCAGACTCAAAACAGGAGCCTCTTGTGCGGGGAAAGATGCAGATTGATGCAGCAGAGGAGTGAAGAGTGGACAGattgaaagaaaaggaggatgGGAGGGAGACTCGTGGCTTTGGGTAAAGAAGACTTGTCTTCCTGTGTCTAATTTCTCCTGTATTCATTCCTGCTTCTGGTTCCTTTGGGTTTGTTGTTGATTCTTCAAACCTTTCCGCACTTTGTTTGTCGTTACTGatccacctctccctcctcctggtTTGAGCCTCCTCTAGCTTCATTTCCAGGTTGTGAACATCCTCGGTTATCTGATTGACCCGATCGAAATGAGACAGCAGAGCGCCGACACTGGGGAGCAGGCGGTCCAGGTAGGGCAAGACGTCAAACCCGGGCTCGGACACTGATGAGTCCTCTGATCTGACAGACAGGGCTGAGGACAGGGGACGGGGTGATGAGAATGAGGAGGACAGGGAAGGGGAGCGGTAGGAGGGGAGAGTCGATGACAGGGTGGACAGACGGGATTCCTGGGAGGATCTGGAGGGAGGGATGTCCATGCCTTCAAACTTCACACTGTGCCTGAACTAGAAAGGAAAAGAAACGTCTGGAATCAGCAACAGAAGATGCTCAAATACTCAGTTATTCAACAAAATGCACCAAATCCAATGCGCTATTTACCTCTTTAGCCTTGCTGAGTCCCATCCACAGCTTGAGTCTCTTGATGAAAAACTCCACCATCTCATAATCCTGAGGTTCAATGGTTGGATGGTACAGCTCAGCCTGCTCTGCCCTTTAGCACACAGCAACAGTTAGTAATGAAATCCACTTAATGCACTACTCAACCTACAAAACTTAAATGAGACATATTATACCAatattcaggttcatcattttaatttgggttacatgctgtaatgttcagaaaataCTTTCCTCATAcagtccagctgcagctcctttaGCCTCCTTTgcacaaatattcatgttttccaGAGGTTGAACCTTAATGACTTTAGAAATTTCACTTCTATAGTAAAATAGAGATTGTCATCATTTATTACATAGATTTTGTGCAGATATTCCTGGCTCCCAGAGGGACGGAGGGACTGATGACTGTGGAAAACCTTTTGGTAATTCCCGGACTTTTCCTCTGGTCCCATGATTTGATTGATATATCTCAGCAAATATTGGATGGATGGCTGTGAAATGCAGTTTAGAGGTTCATTTTCCTCTAATGAAAAACTAGTCAGTTCAGAAATGTCTTGAGTTTATTGCGCCACCATCGGgtcaaacatttacattcatgaacaaaaaaacagtaaaactaaTGTCATTCCCACCAGCCTCACTGTAATTGGTCTTCAATTCTAGAGAAATCTGAAATGCCAACGAGCACTTCAGCAAGATTCTGTAATAAAGAACTAATGTACCTGTATGCACGAATGAGAACAGCTCCACAGAGTCTAGCCAATAGCCAGAGACCTCCCCCCATCAGTAGCAGTCCatggaggggacccaggactGTGTGAACCTTGCATAGCCTTTGGCGAGCTATTCGGCCGCGTAGGACAGACAGCACTGAAACACCGGCCTCGTGCACAGACTGGAAGCCTTCCACTGAATGGGAGAAGAgctaaaataaaagacaaagcCAAATTAAATACATCACTTCTTCATAAATATTCTACCCagttgagtttttcttttcgTACCATGTTTCCGAGATGAGTGCAGagcatgagcagcagcagcagtaggaCAGTCACAGCCCACAGCTCCCCCCAGGCTCTCTGCAGCACTCTGCCTATCACCAGCCACCTCCGCACAAACCTCAAGGTTCCCAGCAGCTGGAGCACACAGCAGTGGCATCGGgtagacatttaaaacaacGATTAAGCTGTGTGTGGAGCAGTGCTGCTGTTTAATAATGAAGCAGAGCTCTCATTTACCTTTAGAACAAGCAGAGTGAGCAGAACGGCAGCACACTGAGACGACCTCTGTGCCAGAAGGGCGGCTTTGTGGAAGTCGATGAAGTTGTCTGGTCGGTTCCGAAGCTAAATGGAACGTACAGGTTATTGTAAGGCCGTCAAAGCCACACACAGAATAGTCGACTTGTACTTTAAGAgcatttttttatatcaatatttcatttctACCACTAAGTCTGCAAAGAGCAGTGCATAAGAAGGTTTACAGTTTACAATGATGTAGAAGGTGATGTCATTGGACCCCAaaggtttttacttttatttttttacctcgGAAACACATGAAGAGGCACGAGACAGGAAGCAGAACTGCAGGATAGCTGTCGCCAATAACAAGAAGGCCAGGAAAAGCTGGAACCAGTGTCTGCAGTGGTGCAGATACTGAGCATGCTCAGTGACCATGGACCACAGCTCCGACAACAAGAtgaggagagcagagatgaGAAGGAGAACCTGTCAAACAAAGTCAAAGCATCAGAACTATCAAACTATATCATTAAAGCGTTTGCTTAAGAATATGTATTGCTCTTTATTTCTgaaacacagactgtatatacagatggacgacatgactgctcctcaaaaCAGAAgtcaaagcatcttgatcaccacctggtggctgg includes these proteins:
- the LOC117753417 gene encoding pepsin A-like; its protein translation is MYFLHICNCLDNHDKFNPGQSSTYRNNGGSLDIHYGTGSMTGILGYDTVTVGGLAVKNQIFGLSQSEAPFMQYMKADGILGLAYPRLSASGATPVFDNMMNEGLVNQDLFSVYLSSNSQQGSVVTFGGIDHNHYYGAITWIPLSNELYWQITVDSVTVNGQVVACNGGCQAIVDTGTSLIVGPQSSISNINRYVGATSQNGDYVVNCNSISQMPDVTFHIHGQQFTLPASAYVRQSQYNGCRTGLGNGGDNLWILGDVFIRQYFSIFNRAKNMVGLARAN
- the LOC117752935 gene encoding pepsin-1-like; the encoded protein is MTMKWAFVLCAMVALSECFIQLALEKGQTAREVLEEQGLWEEYRLKYPYNPMAKFDQSFAVGGESMTNDADVSNRGSSLNRPTFTNV